The Sesamum indicum cultivar Zhongzhi No. 13 linkage group LG6, S_indicum_v1.0, whole genome shotgun sequence genome has a segment encoding these proteins:
- the LOC105164680 gene encoding uncharacterized protein LOC105164680, giving the protein MNPQIQNQECMLKESIKHFLTSYHCGSSDFSSFESIFFRLIQTMLDPPLEITWFYSAVTFHAAKLSPQNSPPTGPLIAKDLMNLLVSCSNLSSASKKIALLAPVVYELYNIISENRKKGLCVRKEVDKLVEDMVSYVIMSAGVYDYGDRDVESDSVVVCFEDLVRVWTADRGGGQCNFGQNLRVFFPLMTDGTWKGMNARFRLQELVGIVLCEVFFLRLYVSFGSGMCTEDLLKDMQDQMVQIIKGFRNCHFLDMLLKLLLEPSLPVAASLSSEDAFLLRKVLNDAVMLVDYSFYSGRWNQSSDSHSKQLALVWVLVADRAIQFARATNDQARASSYLDAFCESQLVSELIHWASTQAGAVEQNTRPDICTPKALIKWLLVLEEQGIRVFDHSMSQLRAKAEKCLSRADSEPPELKLLGENLNQDIFLYNKNDANTDQEMGDPSINGFPDAFCLMNKKIDASRKRKEALSGLHESRIKQVKRDIFGGSLGEKFQSISSDNGLHCVSEVKNITGDDDMELIG; this is encoded by the exons ATGAACcctcaaattcaaaatcaggAATGCATGTTGAAAGAATCAATTAAGCACTTTTTAACATCATATCACTGCGGCAGCTCCGACTTCTCGTCTTTTGAGTCCATTTTTTTCCGTTTAATCCAGACAATGCTCGATCCACCTCTCGAGATAACTTGGTTTTACTCTGCTGTCACGTTCCATGCTGCGAAATTGAGCCCACAAAACAGCCCTCCCACCGGACCACTCATAGCCAAGGATTTGATGAATTTACTGGTATCCTGTTCTAATCTGAGTAGTGCATCGAAGAAGATCGCGCTGCTCGCTCCTGTTGTATACGAGCTGTACAATATTATCAGTGAAAATAGGAAGAAAGGTTTATGTGTGAGAAAGGAGGTTGACAAGTTGGTGGAGGATATGGTTAGTTATGTTATTATGTCAGCTGGGGTTTATGATTATGGAGATAGAGATGTCGAATCTGATAGCGTGGTGGTTTGCTTTGAGGATTTGGTTCGGGTTTGGACAGCTGATCGGGGTGGGGGGCAGTGTAATTTTGGGCAAAATTTGAGGGTCTTTTTCCCACTTATGACTGATGGAACTTGGAAAGGGATGAATGCTAGGTTCCGGTTGCAGGAATTGGTTGGGATTGTTCTGTGTGAAGTGTTCTTCCTGAGGCTGTATGTGAGTTTTGGTTCAGGGATGTGTACAGAGGACCTTCTGAAAGACATGCAAGATCAGATGGTTCAGATTATCAAGGGATTCAGGAATTGTCACTTCTTAG ATATGCTCCTCAAATTGCTATTGGAGCCCAGCTTGCCTGTTGCAGCCTCACTG AGTTCTGAGGATGCCTTTCTTCTACGTAAAGTGTTGAATGATGCTGTTATGTTGGTTGACTATTCATTTTATTCTGGGAGATGGAACCAGTCATCTGACAGTCACTCAAAACAGCTAGCTCTTGTATGGGTGTTAGTTGCTGACCGTGCCATTCAGTTTGCTAG GGCTACAAATGATCAAGCCAGGGCCAGTTCGTATCTTGATGCTTTCTGTGAATCTCAATTGGTTTCTGAGTTGATTCATTGGGCAAGTACTCAAGCTGGAGCTGTGGAACAAAACACTAGGCCGGACATTTGTACTCCTAAAGCTCTTATCA AGTGGCTTTTGGTCCTTGAAGAACAAGGGATTAGAGTATTTGACCATAGCATGTCACAGCTACGTGCAAAAGCAGAGAAATGCTTGTCAAGAGCGGATAGTGAGCCACCGGAACTTAAGCTCTTGGGAGAGAATCTAAATCAGGATATCTTTTTGTACAACAAAAATGATGCAAACACAGACCAAGAAATGGGTGATCCGTCAATCAATGGATTTCCGGATGCTTTCTGCttgatgaataaaaaaattgatgcaagtAGGAAACGCAAAGAGGCTCTGAGTGGTCTACACGAATCACGTATCAAGCAGGTGAAGCGTGATATTTTTGGAGGTTCTCTTGGGGAAAAGTTTCAATCCATCTCTAGTGACAATGGATTGCACTGTGTGAGCGAGGTGAAAAACATCACCGGCGATGATGACATGGAACTCATAGGTTGA
- the LOC105164679 gene encoding pollen-specific protein SF21-like isoform X2 has protein sequence MADSSDSVSVDMESVPLAGKEHIVKTGRGSVSVAVFGDQDKPALITYPDLALNYMSCFQGLFFCPEAFSLLLHNFCIYHISPPGHELGAAVAGPDEPSLSVDDLADQIAEILDYFGLGAVMCLGVTAGAYILTLFAIKYSHRVIGLILVSPLCKAPSWTEWLCNKVMSNLLYICGMCGIVKELLLMRYFSKDVRGSVDVPESDIVQSCRRLLGERQSPNVLRFLEAINGRPDITNGLRKLQCRSLIFVGENSPFHYEALHMTSKLDRRFSALVEVQACGSMVTEEQPDAMLIPLEYFLMGYGFFRPSQLSVSPRSPLSPTSISPELFSPESMGLKLKPIKTRIQAEV, from the exons ATGGCGGACTCCAGTGATTCCGTCTCTGTCGATATGGAGTCCGTTCCTCTCGCCGGAAAG GAACATATAGTAAAAACTGGCCGCGGTTCTGTCTCTGTTGCTGTTTTCGGTGATCAGGACAAACCAGCTCTGATTACTTATCCTGATTTGGCTTTAAACT ATATGTCCTGTTTCCAAGGATTGTTCTTTTGTCCAGAAgcattttctcttcttctccacAACTTTTGTATCTATCACATCAGTCCGCCGGGCCATGAG TTAGGAGCTGCCGTAGCTGGCCCTGATGAACCCTCATTATCTGTTGATGACTTAGCTGATCAGATTGCTGAAATCCTCGACTATTTTGG GCTTGGTGCAGTGATGTGCCTGGGCGTTACAGCTGGAGCTTATATTCTTACCCTCTTTGCT ATAAAGTACTCACATCGAGTTATTGGTCTGATTCTTGTTTCCCCTCTATGCAAAGCTCCTTCTTGGACAGAGTGGTTATGTAACAAG GTGATGTCAAATTTACTTTACATTTGTGGTATGTGTGGCATAGTGAAGGAGTTATTGCTCATGCGCTACTTCAGCAAG GATGTTCGTGGCAGTGTTGATGTACCAGAATCAGATATTGTCCAGTCGTGCCGAAGA TTGCTGGGTGAGAGGCAGAGCCCTAACGTGCTGCGGTTTCTTGAAGCCATTAATGG GAGGCCAGACATCACCAATGGCTTGAGGAAATTGCAGTGTCGATCCTTGATATTTGTTGGCGAAAACTCGCCTTTCCACTATGAAGCTCTCCATATGACTTCAAAGCTAGATAGGAGGTTCAGCGCCTTGGTTGAG GTTCAAGCATGCGGGTCAATGGTTACCGAAGAACAACCAGATGCGATGCTGATACCATTAGAATATTTCCTCATGGGCTACGGCTTCTTCAGGCCATCTCAACTCAGTGTCAGCCCAAGAAGCCCCTTGAGTCCGACTAGCATTTCACCGGAGCTTTTCTCACCGGAAAGCATGGGCTTGAAATTGAAACCAATAAAGACAAGAATCCAGGCAGAAGTGTGA
- the LOC105164677 gene encoding abscisic acid receptor PYL2, translated as MDDKTQIPQGLTPEEYARLEHVIRTYHTFDALPNTCTSLITQRIDAPAEAVWPLVRRFDDPQRYKHFIKSCRLIGDGGVGSIREVTVVSGLPASTSTERLEILDDEKHILSFRVVGGEHRLNNYRSVTSVNEFKKDGKVYTIVLESYIVDIPEGNTGEDTKMFTDTVVKLNLQKLGVVAIASMHGHN; from the coding sequence ATGGATGACAAAACTCAAATCCCTCAGGGCCTAACTCCGGAGGAATACGCGCGGCTGGAGCACGTCATCCGCACCTACCACACCTTCGACGCATTGCCCAACACATGCACGTCCCTCATCACCCAGCGAATCGACGCCCCGGCGGAGGCCGTGTGGCCCCTCGTGCGGCGGTTTGACGACCCCCAGCGCTACAAGCACTTCATCAAGAGCTGTAGGCTCATCGGCGACGGCGGCGTCGGCAGCATACGCGAGGTCACTGTGGTCTCCGGCCTCCCCGCGTCCACCTCTACGGAGCGGCTAGAGATTCTGGACGACGAAAAGCATATACTCAGCTTCCGAGTGGTTGGGGGCGAGCATAGGTTGAACAATTACCGGTCGGTGACTTCAGTTAATGAATTCAAGAAAGACGGGAAAGTTTATACGATTGTTTTGGAATCGTATATCGTAGATATACCGGAGGGGAACACGGGGGAGGATACGAAGATGTTTACGGATACGGTGGTGAAGCTGAATCTTCAGAAGCTTGGGGTGGTGGCAATCGCATCTATGCATGGCCACAATTGA
- the LOC105164679 gene encoding pollen-specific protein SF21-like isoform X1 gives MADSSDSVSVDMESVPLAGKEHIVKTGRGSVSVAVFGDQDKPALITYPDLALNYMSCFQGLFFCPEAFSLLLHNFCIYHISPPGHELLQLGAAVAGPDEPSLSVDDLADQIAEILDYFGLGAVMCLGVTAGAYILTLFAIKYSHRVIGLILVSPLCKAPSWTEWLCNKVMSNLLYICGMCGIVKELLLMRYFSKDVRGSVDVPESDIVQSCRRLLGERQSPNVLRFLEAINGRPDITNGLRKLQCRSLIFVGENSPFHYEALHMTSKLDRRFSALVEVQACGSMVTEEQPDAMLIPLEYFLMGYGFFRPSQLSVSPRSPLSPTSISPELFSPESMGLKLKPIKTRIQAEV, from the exons ATGGCGGACTCCAGTGATTCCGTCTCTGTCGATATGGAGTCCGTTCCTCTCGCCGGAAAG GAACATATAGTAAAAACTGGCCGCGGTTCTGTCTCTGTTGCTGTTTTCGGTGATCAGGACAAACCAGCTCTGATTACTTATCCTGATTTGGCTTTAAACT ATATGTCCTGTTTCCAAGGATTGTTCTTTTGTCCAGAAgcattttctcttcttctccacAACTTTTGTATCTATCACATCAGTCCGCCGGGCCATGAG CTATTGCAGTTAGGAGCTGCCGTAGCTGGCCCTGATGAACCCTCATTATCTGTTGATGACTTAGCTGATCAGATTGCTGAAATCCTCGACTATTTTGG GCTTGGTGCAGTGATGTGCCTGGGCGTTACAGCTGGAGCTTATATTCTTACCCTCTTTGCT ATAAAGTACTCACATCGAGTTATTGGTCTGATTCTTGTTTCCCCTCTATGCAAAGCTCCTTCTTGGACAGAGTGGTTATGTAACAAG GTGATGTCAAATTTACTTTACATTTGTGGTATGTGTGGCATAGTGAAGGAGTTATTGCTCATGCGCTACTTCAGCAAG GATGTTCGTGGCAGTGTTGATGTACCAGAATCAGATATTGTCCAGTCGTGCCGAAGA TTGCTGGGTGAGAGGCAGAGCCCTAACGTGCTGCGGTTTCTTGAAGCCATTAATGG GAGGCCAGACATCACCAATGGCTTGAGGAAATTGCAGTGTCGATCCTTGATATTTGTTGGCGAAAACTCGCCTTTCCACTATGAAGCTCTCCATATGACTTCAAAGCTAGATAGGAGGTTCAGCGCCTTGGTTGAG GTTCAAGCATGCGGGTCAATGGTTACCGAAGAACAACCAGATGCGATGCTGATACCATTAGAATATTTCCTCATGGGCTACGGCTTCTTCAGGCCATCTCAACTCAGTGTCAGCCCAAGAAGCCCCTTGAGTCCGACTAGCATTTCACCGGAGCTTTTCTCACCGGAAAGCATGGGCTTGAAATTGAAACCAATAAAGACAAGAATCCAGGCAGAAGTGTGA
- the LOC105164678 gene encoding homeobox protein ATH1-like: MQTEAGSHSVVTDGNSFSLNHYDSVDGHSQDHVNPGFLAPSSLGEALINFTCGQIPDRVSDEFWSIQPGRDTIRGLSTGTPYPQVMSSQDIEGNSLPAAASTTFPASRYSTTEDHEKLTTSSPFLHPFECPRTVVTSTIQSMNYSYEDLPFGTSTRYDFSKFVTPPELVGRVVGRTGVQPTGNSVLNEWILTEEGDLNCDNLGPTRFSNELSLSLSTYQPSVVNGTSIQEQCSEMSSSGVTSYSLHKRPIRPEHTFCSSNTLSLSSNSQKPLQLSPALSGSRFFHAVQEILAEVACYALENFDQMSYPTPCIDNGVNASFSSSCTAGRGCSTFSDGLDAGYRLVFQNNLFPEQEVETKKKHLLSLLQAVDDQYNQCLDEIHTVISAFHAVTELDPYLHARFALPTISVMYKNLKERISSHILAMGAHLSEGEAREENSCATSFIQKQWALQQLRKRDHQLWRPQRGLPERSVSVLRTWMFQNFLHPYPKDAEKHLLALKSGLTRSQVSNWFINARVRLWKPMIEEMYTEMNRRKARRNDEEMVGIHRNQMCFENRRVTMNSNG; encoded by the exons ATGCAAACAGAGGCAGGATCACATTCTGTTGTTACAGACGGCAACTCATTTTCCCTAAATCATTATGATTCAGTTGACGGGCATAGTCAAGATCATGTCAACCCTGGATTTCTTGCTCCTTCGAGTCTTGGAGAAGCTCTGATCAATTTCACTTGTGGGCAGATTCCAGATCGTGTTTCTGATGAGTTTTGGAGCATACAGCCAGGAAGGGATACTATCAGAGGTTTATCAACTGGGACACCATATCCCCAAGTTATGAGCAGTCAGGATATTGAGGGGAATTCCCTTCCTGCTGCAGCCAGCACCACCTTCCCAGCTTCAAGATACTCCACAACTGAGGATCATGAGAAGTTAACAACTTCCAGCCCTTTCCTGCATCCCTTTGAATGCCCAAGAACTGTTGTGACCTCTACGATCCAGAGCATGAATTACAGCTATGAGGATTTACCGTTTGGTACAAGCACTAGATATGACTTCAGCAAGTTTGTAACTCCTCCAGAACTCGTCGGGAGAGTTGTTGGAAGAACAGGAGTCCAACCAACTGGAAACTCCGTTCTGAATGAATGGATACTGACAGAAGAAGGGGACTTGAACTGTGACAATCTGGGCCCTACTCGTTTTAGCAATGAGTTATCTCTGAGTCTTTCCACATATCAACCTTCTGTGGTAAATGGAACTTCCATTCAGGAGCAATGCTCAGAGATGAGCTCTTCAGGTGTAACTAGCTATTCTTTGCACAAAAGACCCATAAGGCCTGAACATACATTTTGCAGTAGTAATACCCTCTCATTGAGCTCTAATTCTCAGAAGCCACTCCAACTTTCACCGGCATTATCGGGATCAAGATTTTTCCATGCAGTGCAAGAAATACTTGCTGAAGTTGCTTGCTATGCACTTGAAAACTTTGACCAGATGAGTTACCCCACCCCTTGCATTGATAATGGGGTAAACGCATCGTTTTCTTCAAGTTGCACTGCTGGAAGAGGCTGCTCAACTTTCTCCGATGGACTTGATGCGGGCTATAGGCTCGTCTTTCAGAACAACCTCTTCCCAGAACAGGAGGTTgaaacaaagaagaaacacCTGCTATCTTTATTGCAAGCG GTTGATGACCAGTACAACCAGTGCTTGGACGAAATCCATACAGTAATATCAGCATTTCATGCTGTAACCGAGTTGGATCCTTATCTACATGCTCGGTTTGCTCTCCCAACAATTTCTGTCATGTACAAAAACCTCAAGGAGAGAATTAGCAGTCACATTCTTGCAATGGGAGCACATCTTAGCGAGGGAGAAGCAAGAGAAGAGAACTCATGCGCGACATCTTTCATCCAGAAGCAGTGGGCTCTCCAGCAGCTAAGAAAGAGAGATCACCAATTATGGAGGCCTCAAAGAGGACTGCCTGAAAGATCCGTCTCCGTTTTGAGGACATGGATGTTTCAGAATTTCCTTCACCC GTATCCCAAAGATGCAGAGAAGCACTTGCTTGCCTTGAAAAGTGGTTTGACAAGGAGCCAG GTGTCAAATTGGTTTATAAATGCCCGTGTTCGTCTATGGAAACCAATGATAGAGGAAATGTACACAGAGATGAACAGAAGAAAAGCTCGTAGAAACGATGAAGAAATGGTTGGCATCCATAGAAATCAAATGTGCTTTGAGAACAGAAGAGTTACTATGAATTCAAATGGGTAA
- the LOC105164679 gene encoding pollen-specific protein SF21-like isoform X3 → MSCFQGLFFCPEAFSLLLHNFCIYHISPPGHELLQLGAAVAGPDEPSLSVDDLADQIAEILDYFGLGAVMCLGVTAGAYILTLFAIKYSHRVIGLILVSPLCKAPSWTEWLCNKVMSNLLYICGMCGIVKELLLMRYFSKDVRGSVDVPESDIVQSCRRLLGERQSPNVLRFLEAINGRPDITNGLRKLQCRSLIFVGENSPFHYEALHMTSKLDRRFSALVEVQACGSMVTEEQPDAMLIPLEYFLMGYGFFRPSQLSVSPRSPLSPTSISPELFSPESMGLKLKPIKTRIQAEV, encoded by the exons ATGTCCTGTTTCCAAGGATTGTTCTTTTGTCCAGAAgcattttctcttcttctccacAACTTTTGTATCTATCACATCAGTCCGCCGGGCCATGAG CTATTGCAGTTAGGAGCTGCCGTAGCTGGCCCTGATGAACCCTCATTATCTGTTGATGACTTAGCTGATCAGATTGCTGAAATCCTCGACTATTTTGG GCTTGGTGCAGTGATGTGCCTGGGCGTTACAGCTGGAGCTTATATTCTTACCCTCTTTGCT ATAAAGTACTCACATCGAGTTATTGGTCTGATTCTTGTTTCCCCTCTATGCAAAGCTCCTTCTTGGACAGAGTGGTTATGTAACAAG GTGATGTCAAATTTACTTTACATTTGTGGTATGTGTGGCATAGTGAAGGAGTTATTGCTCATGCGCTACTTCAGCAAG GATGTTCGTGGCAGTGTTGATGTACCAGAATCAGATATTGTCCAGTCGTGCCGAAGA TTGCTGGGTGAGAGGCAGAGCCCTAACGTGCTGCGGTTTCTTGAAGCCATTAATGG GAGGCCAGACATCACCAATGGCTTGAGGAAATTGCAGTGTCGATCCTTGATATTTGTTGGCGAAAACTCGCCTTTCCACTATGAAGCTCTCCATATGACTTCAAAGCTAGATAGGAGGTTCAGCGCCTTGGTTGAG GTTCAAGCATGCGGGTCAATGGTTACCGAAGAACAACCAGATGCGATGCTGATACCATTAGAATATTTCCTCATGGGCTACGGCTTCTTCAGGCCATCTCAACTCAGTGTCAGCCCAAGAAGCCCCTTGAGTCCGACTAGCATTTCACCGGAGCTTTTCTCACCGGAAAGCATGGGCTTGAAATTGAAACCAATAAAGACAAGAATCCAGGCAGAAGTGTGA